The Erigeron canadensis isolate Cc75 chromosome 1, C_canadensis_v1, whole genome shotgun sequence genome segment tgatttaggaggtttgtTTGCAGTCTTTTTTTGACCTTTTTAAGGTAGTTTAACCGGTGTAGTTAAAACACAACCCAGATTGATTAAATAGTTTGTAAACTGCTCGAAATGGGCTCGTCTCTGATTAGCATCTGACTTTTGTATAAAACTATTAAGCTGCTAAGTTACCGTTAATTGAAGCAGCCCTCCGGTTTTGCTAACGAAGAAGAGAGAGTCTTCTGGTGTAACTTTGGGAGATATTCCTGGAGGTCTGTCCCATGGCGGGCCTCCAATAACTTGTTTTCCTTTCTTCACTGCAGTGCAGTTTATCCATGTGAGTTTGTTATCAGACCTTTCTCTGATAATCAGATTGTTATGCTCATCCACCAGAAACAAGCTCCCATTGTAATTTCCAAGTGCACCTTTCATGGCCGTAGGATACTCATGACGAAGCCAAAACCACACATTATCTACATTTAGATACTCGTAAGTCAGCCCACTTTTAGTTAAAAGAAAGAACGATTTACCCTCATGCATGACTCGTATGCGGCAGTTCATATTAGCCGAACTTTTCTGATCAATGTCCCTCTCTTCTTTCATTTTAATTCCTGGCGACGCTAAATAGTAATTATCATGCCCTTTGTTTCCATTTCGCCTTCTTGATACTGGTCCTGTGGCAATTTCTTCGTTGTTGAGCTCATCTTTAATGCCTGAAATACAGTTCAAGGGGCCACGATCTCCAGTGCAGTATTCTGCATTCCACCCTTCACTCTCGGGAGCATCAATTATTGACCACGTGTACTTTGTGGAAACTCGTCTTCGATTGACAGGTGGACTCGGTCCCACATTGTCACCACCAGTTCTTGATTGATGCAGTTCACCTATCCGACCGTCATCCAATGGAAATATGATCCGCCCAACTTGAAATTGCAGTCCAGCAACGCCTTTGGCTACTTTGGCATTTGGTGGATGCATATGGTTCACCCATGTCCTTTGCCTATCTTTACATAGGCGGTCAGTACGCATTTTACCATGAGACTCGGTATTTAAGATCAAGAAAATCATATCATATTactaaaactaaattaaaattgCTAATTAGATACTATTAGCTATATAATCATATACATGTAAACTTACTAACCGGATTACCAACCTTATGTTGGTAATGTTAATTTTTCACTTGTAGTTTACATGACTGAAAAATAAGGGGTAAACGTACCTTGTACAGAAATGTTATATTCAATAACAGATCCGGAAGCTGCTGTTAGAAACAAAGAAAATGGATTTGTGTGTGTATAGTCAGTAGTCACAAGTGTCATGGAAGTGAATTGTTGATCTTCAGGGCTTCCATGGACGATCCATTTCCATTTTCTTTGAAGTAGTCTTCTCTCAACCAGGTTCCCACCCTGCAATCTGTAAATTTTAATCATAAAACTCGTCGATTTTCAAGAAATGTAAGTGTTTAGATTGTGTACTTTGGTTAAGAGAAAGAGTGACTCGGAATGAGGTCCTGTTCTTCGGTGTACTATGCAGCTGTTGGATGGTATCAAAGTGGTGTCTTGTGACGATCCTTTACTCCATATGTGTTTCTTCCACAATGGCTTTGCATACCTGTCGAATTCGTATAGATCACCGCTTGAGCTGCATTTCGTAATGAGAATAACCATCATGGGTTCGAGTCTTGAAGCACCGGTTATAGGTAAAACAGAGAGAAGAGAGGTGACCTTATAGTGAATATGACTTGTAGTCTAATTCCAGCAGCATCAACCATCGCTGCAACGTCTGCACCTGGAGGCTTTCCATGGTTCATCCATCTGCTTATATCgtgaaaaaatataaatacccTTTTCTGTAAGAAgacttaaaaaggaaaaaaaattgaaagaagACGAAACCTTGGAGGGTCAACCTCACTGAGCTCTATCAGCAGCCCATCCTTTGAGCAGAAATAGATCTTCCTGTATCCATTATGCCCAAATTAAGTAAATGAGCAGACTCAACTTAGATAAACAGGTTGCAATTGGCACCTTTACTTTCAGGCATACTTACTCCCTATCTTGTGAAATAACTCCAGATTTGATTCGTGTTGGCGAGCTGGAATCTATAATCGGTGGGAACTCGACCCATATTGGAACTGAATTTTCACTTAGTTGCATCTGTAAAGTAATAAGATTAGCATAGAAAGGCCCACTGGTTTAATGGTATCAGATAAGTAGCTTTCAATGACTTTTAACTGTATACGTTTGTTGACTAACTTAAAAGAATCCGAAAGAAGATTAGGTAATATCAAGATATAAGTTGGAAGCACCTGGTACAAGATTCCTGCCTCAGAAAGAGCAAGAACTGTGTGATTGACCAAAAACACAGAAACTGCATAGCCTGCTTGTAATGGCAATTCATGAGGTGCAATCACCCATTGAATTCCATTCCAATACCTCTCGTAGATCGAACCACTCATTCCGGTGACCCATATCGAATCCTCTGccatttttattaatgaaagtCTCTTTCTTGATCCTAAACCTCCACTATTTCTTTCATCTCTTGtgactttcttttttctttgacTATCAACCTTGTTTGACTCTTGTTCTTGATCAAATTTGGTTTGTGTTTGATCGTCGTTTGTTGATTCAATGATGCCCACTTTTGTGCAGTTATTATCAACACAGGATACTAGATCATAAGGTAACTTCACCTGAACCCAAGTTTTGGATTTCTCATCATATTCCCAAAAGATGGTTGTTTTTTGTTCGAATTTTTGATTTGTGTGTTGATGAACATGATGGTCATGACAAGAACAAGCACAAGATAGAATCTTGGAAGAGTAAAGAGAttggatgatgatgaagatgacatATATGGTAAATGATCTTGGAGAGAATCTTGTCATGGTGTATGTGCATGAGCAGGGTACAACTTAAATTAGACACAAAAACATGCAtccatctatctatatatatatatatatatatatcttggcaTATATGTCAGTCAATACACAGAGAATGAAGATGGGGTTTAAGAAAAGAAGGGTTTGGATTGTAACTTTGTTGGTATACATGGGCCATGGCTCATAGATATGCACATATATTGGAGACTGAATCTTTCCCAAATAATATGACAAAAACCAATGAAGGTAGATAGATAGAGAATGATGGGGTGTGTGTGAGATTAGGTGTGGGGTTTCATGAGAGCTTTGGAAGATATTATTAAAactgttacaacttacaagtgcTTTAAATCACATTCAGTACTTTTATCTCACATCATCAAACTATCATGACAAAAGGGcctaaataatttattattaaaactttttttttatatacatatatttacatatttaacgtcggaataataatataaaaaggtaaCTCGTAACAAAACTAAATAGTGTGGACCTATTTGGACCAAAGTTCTTGAAAAGGAAACGAATCCTATGGAATTGATCAACTAGGATGTCGCTAGAGATCGCCAATAATAGAGTGTCAGAGTCTataattcaacaaaaaaacacaaactagACGCTAAACTCCGAACTTTAACTGCAAGGAATGCAAAATcggttaaaaaaaacttatgccAAATACGGAATACCGAGACGAGAGAATAAAAACGAAAAGAACTTTAAATTCACGCTACTAATTTTCACTCCGTGATGTTTTTGTTGCATTCCCAAAGAAACCCTGGGCGGGTGGTATGAAACGAGTTACATCGACCATACAAACACATCAAACCTCACGCAACATATAACAAAACCGAAAAGAACAAAGTCAAACACAAGTATGAACATACATCACCCAAAGAAATAATGGTCATCGAGCAATCGGATTCACTACCCGATCGATCCACAAGGAATGCAATTTTCTGTCACGATTCCAAAAATATGAAGACTTCACAATAGCATTAAACGTGTCGTTAGGCCTCTCTCAGAGATAGTTATGCACCAAATTATTTCTAGCTTTCTAAAATTACCACCATTACATGAAGAATATAGCTTCCGGGATACTAGCAGACCTTCGAACAATATCTAAATCATCAAGCCATGATAGAATTCTTTTAAGAGAGGCAAAAAAATGTCGAGTTGAATCCATGTACTAATCATGTTTCTAGTCTCCTTCGCGAACATACAATTTTTAAATGAATGGGCAGTAGTCTCAATTCCATGATGGCATTGGATACATCGCCAAGTCCCACGACAACACCTCTAGCAAAGACATACTCCGTAATTAGTATTTGTAGAATTGTAGTTATACAAACTCGTAACAATCTCCAAACGAGCAAAGTCACTTTTTTTTTGACTATCAATGTCGacttatatttttacaaaacgACGTTTTCAGTTTGACATTTTTAGGTGAATATCTTGTAGGCAGTTGCCCAAACTGTTCAAATAACTTGAACTTGAAAAAACtatctttaaatatattgtCAACGTGAATTCTAACTCTAGGATTATAATGatgttataaaattttaattatttcttaTTTACCTTGATCAACCTCATAGGCAAAGGTAGCCCCCAAGAAAGGGGTTTGGGCCTCGTAACCCGAGTTTGAATCTTGGAGAAGATAGAAGTTTatccctattaatcgtcgtgccttcacATGAATTAGTAGAAAGTTTTTTCTCATTGGATATTTAAAATAGATATTTCTGTTtggatatttgaaatagacatttctgcTTCGAGAGAACTCTCTAGTGCAGACTTGATTAAgataacgtatgctagacctcccgtTGTCGAATCACGAACTTTTCAAAAAACTTGGTAAGTTATTAAAAGTGTTTtagtaatttgattttttttattactcgtaAATATCGACACATAGATCTTATTATCAAAAGTCAAATCCTTATTTGAATATTTAGTTTTCAACCCCTAAACCGAATAACCAATTCAATTGGTTATCCTATACATGCATCATCACATATTACAATTCAATTGATTAATTTGCATCAACTAAGGGAGTAGGTGTGTTATTTTCTACCTTTCATTCTAGTGATTTTGAGAATCAGACGTATTTTGTTGAAAAGGAAGTATcacttttttttgaaaggtaggaagtatcatttttaattagttatttataGAGGTAAATTTTTTCTTACCTACATCTTATGACTTTCACCTAGTTTTTAACCTAATAGTTGACTTGGTTCATcacatatactcgtatatagaGAAAtgctttttaataaaataatatagtaGAAACAAAACTGCATTAGTTAACGACGTGTCTTGTTGAACTGTTGGTTGTTATCTTCTCTATTTATATTTACACAGTACTACAGTAGATAtcaaatataagtatataagtTGCATAAAGGGGTTTATTCAAAGCTATAACTTAATTACAACTAAACATACAAGTGTTTAAATAGAAAACATATAAAACGGTCAATTGAGCATTACTAACCTAATTGGCATGGATGCCAATGATAGGAGACATTCTCTCTTGGAGAGCAGAGTTTGATATTTGAGGCATACGAGTTTTACtaataatttgttgttgttcatACGaacaattaaattattaattttttccgGATCGATCTAGAGTAACTTGGGTCACCTAAGAGCTTCGTACGACTTACCTGGCTTAGCTAATGATGACCTTTCGCCAATGGGTCACTTCGCACGAAATACCTAAGCCATTTCGTTTGTTGgtcgttaaaaaaaagtaagcaTATAAAATTGTAACTAGCAcattacccgcgtaatgcggcggtggtcgtgacggcgacAATGTGGTGGTGGGGACGACTTTTGGTGGTAGACGAGGCATTAGGGGTGTAGAactgtagataattgatgtaaaagtattaGATTTAATGGTTAATAGagataatttaaaagataaatgattgatggTGTAACTGAATCATTATTTGTTAAGGCCtttaagggggggggggggggttggtaAAAACATTTAAAGGGTGCTaattgaaaatattacatattttttaacactttcaaaaataaagtgatattcattttataatataatatagaagtataaataAGTAGAGCGGGCTTAAACTAAACTAGAGTATATTAATAAGGTCTATGTTAATGAAATAGGTAACAATAACATGTTAAATGTGTTAACATACATCTATATCCTCATTAGTCATTTAATactacagatttattcttttggTGTGTATATAAAACTTCTGACCAACTATTATTGTATGAAATAAACTTTAGtcgggttcattgtatgtaagtaaccggCTAAAACTTGAAAGGACTAAGCTCGATAAACCGAAAtactgaaattttttttttacaccccactgcgccgcagtggaaagccTCGGCAAAGAAAGTGACAAAgccccactgtgccgcagtgggcttGACACCctcccactgtgccgcagtgggaagaacaTCATTTCTGGACGAGgaaaaccactgcgccgcagtgggtaaaatcacccccactgcgccgcagtgggcagcATATCAGCAACCCTAAAATCATTTTGACGCTAAACCAAACTTGTGACATTCAGATTTCAAAACGAACTTTACAAAACACATTTCAGAGATTACCATCAACATTACAAACGACATATTTACAACTTAGGCTAGTTTCAAAACTCATGAACACCataaatgggtcatttacccatttgacgCTATTTTCGTCCAAATACAACTTCATAATTTGCTGAAACTTACACCTGCCCATTTACACAATTTAACAAAGGAAGACCATCAAAACtaaatgtatcaagagccaaaaggTGAGGGACTTCTAAGCCTCTAAAAGCCAAAGCTAgccattcatccatgaatgacctaataccttcaagtcttgcaaaattcaacttcaagctctatcaaatctttcaaatcaaccacactagttccttcttccggaactacctataaaagagTGAACAACTAacatataagcaaaggcttagtgaatatacttgcatacatttacgaatacgaaggagggcaaagtacaaggactttcacatgtaacctatggcatcgtcatgacacatttacatattcaccttgcacactaacatcacatatatggatccatataagctaaacaacataatcatgatcatctatcggggtttttaggccaccggaggttcttaggcctcaaaagatcaactatcggggttcttaggccccaaaggttcttaggcctcaacaaatactatgccccacatgggctaactccacatcaattaccacacatggacaaataaacttcaacatggtggtcgacaccaccatggacaaaaggcttcaacatgtgtggtcaattgatccaacatatacataaaggtatgcaaatatactcaccttcTCCGCAACTTGAAAAATAAAGCTAAACGACTACgcacaacaagcttcaacctatgatcatatcatgaaatgtataagcttacattcacaacttgactaactcaacctagtcatactaaatcactagcctttctaaacccaacccaactcatttgtcattgagttactttcatttccaacaatcacaaaaggtagttcaacctaccattttcatcactatttcaataactagaaaaactcatcttttctcataaacttaaattattacatgaacttatcaatttcaaaatcaaacacatcatatagctaaatgacaactaggttagctaaggaattgggaaaaattcatccataataaatttctagcaaaaacccccaaattgaaaatctccaagaaccctaatttcaggAGAAAAAGGAGATAAAACTAGGTTAAGGAATCAATACCTCAATCTTCCAAGAACTAATTCAAGACTTTAAGTTACAAATTCTTCTTCCCCAAATTCCTTAGAATTTCCAGTCACCaccacaaaacccacaaaccctaacttttcaaaTTGCTTGATAAGGATTATTGGTGATGGTTATTATTATAGTTTCTATCTTGAATTGAAGAAATTgagctttgattttgaaagaaatgaGAAGGAATGCATGAAAAGATAGAGAAAAAAAGAAGTGGGAAGTGACTCATAAGTCATATGGATGGCTGACACTCTTTggagatgccacgacccatcccACATTTTGTGAGTactttacccgctatccgctaaagttccaactaaattaacctcatatccaaaaataaaatactaggaaattaattaatgtcaaaactacgaaaaatggttaatttcttttaccttaaaatatttggggtgttacaaaactgaacgaatcgtgtaaGAAATCAACGTGACACCACCATACATCTGATACGTGACCCAATGAGAGACCTTCACATCAGCTTGTTTACACGATTCATTCAGTTTAAACAgattacttacatacaatgaacccgattaaagtttctttcatacaatagtagTTGGTCAGAAGTTACATACATACACGAATACTTTTCCCTTATTCTTATACAGTTATACAATACTTTTAAGCCAACAAGACGGTGTTTTTTGCCACTGCCCAAAACGGATCCATGAACCGtaaacattatttaaaaaaatggttgAAGAAATAGACCACAATGAATTAGATCCACTAAACAGGGTGCCCTCCAAAGAATATTGAAAGAATCGTCTGGTGGGacatatgttattttattattgagattaagattcaaacttttaataattataattaactcATTTATTTAATAGTATAAAGTGTATACttatatacacataatcatTATTATGGCAAAAGGTTTCAAAATTTAGAATCTCTCTTACATCATCCTTCACTATTTCGAGCGCTCTTAACTTTGTATATTcattaaaattttggttttttaaacttaaaaacTATACAATTTCAGGCattattatatagatacaaGTTTAGAAATTAACTGatacgagtaataaaaaataatatagagATAGACAAAATTCTGGATACTAAATTCAACTGTATTAATCATGAAACATGCGACTTTcttattaaaaagttacaagcTGAATTTGAAAGATAAAGAAAGGCAATAAATACAACTTTGAGTATCAGTGATTAAACAGTTCAGGACTTCACGTAATCTAGAAAAGTTTTAATGTCCAAGACACTGAACTTCTACTACAACATACAGAGAtggctcaacagtactatgGAACTAGGCTATTGCTTTAGGCCCTTAAATTTTCAAGGCctcaaaatcttgtatattagacttagtgtttgaattttggattaagtatcattatataatttgcattgcagtaacgcctttttgacttttgcatcaacatctgcatatatttttattatttgtagttcaataacaaaagacgagctactttttttgtttttactttaatttatatggtaatgaactaggccTCCAAAATTAATCTCGTTTAAAGCCTCTAAAAAACTTAAGCCGCCACTGACAACATAATTACATGAGTCCTGGTCAATATTTTTTAGGATGGTTACTTCCGCAACACAAAATAATCTAGAAAACTTTTAGGAATGAAGTTGTACAATATTTAAAACAGATTATACAAAATTCATACTACAAGTCTACAAGTATGTTCTTATTACTCCGTAGTAGCGTATGAAGGGAgaaatttatctcaaaaagtCTTTAATGGGTAGCTTTGCTTGTTTCCATATGTCAACCGAAGGTTGCTGCAAATTATTACTCCATTTGTCGCCTTCTATCGTAGCTTaaagtctttttattttaattttaatcgtaaaaattttatttgtattatatagtagTGTATGAAAGTTAagcaatgaaaaatatatttaattttttttttaaggtgtgaATCATTTGCTCGTAATAGATGATCTAACTTACATTGTCTTAATCGGGTTCGCGCTAGAGGCCCCTCACCCTCAATGTAGTAGAAGGAGAAACTCCCAATTAAACCGTCCGAAGACACGATATTTGATTGAGATAAAACTATGCCTCATGCAGGACTCAAATCTGCTTCACTGGAGGAttttattgtgaaattccttCAAATGTCATtttcatgtctcgaactcgagacctccaaCATATAAAGCTTGtgctcaaccattgagctataaTATGAAGTAATATATTCAGAACCTGagtcattcatatattttatatcaaataattatataatacaaacataaatatttacaataaattgaaaagtcaaagtatgaaattttaaataaattgaaagaaccgaagaatattattattattattattttccaaCGAGGCAAAGGAGCAATCGCCATTTCGCCATCATACTCACGCCCATCTACACACCTTATTATTTCAGTTTACTTATTTTGttgattgttattattatatttttgctGGGTAGACAATAACATGAATAATATAATTAACTTCACAAACTCACACTCTGCAAATTATATTTGTCTATAACCATATACACCACAACCGAACTTTAAAGtggtcatatactcatatatattgcaaaacaactttttcttttttttcccgaGTAAATAGGAATATTTTGGTTAAAGGGTCAAAAGAACTTTTAAAAACCAAAGACATAATCATACCAATTAAGAAGAATTATAAAACGAATGGAGAATTAAGTTGAAACGAGTAAGATTGCTCCGTGCCTTACTTACCATGTGTTTTCCAGACTAACTGTCCTATAGTAATATAGAATATGACAATTATTTTCACAATTAATTGCAGAAAAATAACATATGAAAACGCAGTGAACGTATAAACTTtagggaaaatttcatatatgtcccATATTAGCAccataattacatatttacccaacttaaattaataattacatatatatccaaactTTCAAAAAGATGATTATGTCTATTATTTGTTTAGTTAACCCTTAACTGCTTGTATTTCTTGTTATAATGCACAATAATATTTCATACAATAAATTGACATTATTTACATAAATTTGCATATAAAATGGATCATTATAAATTTATGCCAATCGTTAAGAGTAGCCTTAAAACTTCAAACTAAAGTTTTGCTAAAAAAATACGAGTTCACAGATTTATCCATGACGGATATAGTGTACCCCTTATCCGTCCGCGACCCGCAAAttgttacatatttatat includes the following:
- the LOC122599224 gene encoding uncharacterized protein LOC122599224; this translates as MTRFSPRSFTIYVIFIIIQSLYSSKILSCACSCHDHHVHQHTNQKFEQKTTIFWEYDEKSKTWVQVKLPYDLVSCVDNNCTKVGIIESTNDDQTQTKFDQEQESNKVDSQRKKKVTRDERNSGGLGSRKRLSLIKMAEDSIWVTGMSGSIYERYWNGIQWVIAPHELPLQAGYAVSVFLVNHTVLALSEAGILYQMQLSENSVPIWVEFPPIIDSSSPTRIKSGVISQDREKIYFCSKDGLLIELSEVDPPRWMNHGKPPGADVAAMVDAAGIRLQVIFTISSSGDLYEFDRYAKPLWKKHIWSKGSSQDTTLIPSNSCIVHRRTGPHSESLFLLTKGGNLVERRLLQRKWKWIVHGSPEDQQFTSMTLVTTDYTHTNPFSLFLTAASGSVIEYNISVQDRQRTWVNHMHPPNAKVAKGVAGLQFQVGRIIFPLDDGRIGELHQSRTGGDNVGPSPPVNRRRVSTKYTWSIIDAPESEGWNAEYCTGDRGPLNCISGIKDELNNEEIATGPVSRRRNGNKGHDNYYLASPGIKMKEERDIDQKSSANMNCRIRVMHEGKSFFLLTKSGLTYEYLNVDNVWFWLRHEYPTAMKGALGNYNGSLFLVDEHNNLIIRERSDNKLTWINCTAVKKGKQVIGGPPWDRPPGISPKVTPEDSLFFVSKTGGLLQLTVALRKLKWKDCKSPSNIKIACIVDQEGFRENIVLVIGRDGRLYQYNKVTGIWHKHHQSQHMVLSRESGTAIRGTSRALTGSLFMISEDGMLIEYHWNPIDGWNWAEHGSPYHGVTLVGSTGPCLGENQLFLIGSNGNVYLRYLDQATWKWNNYEFPSREKIGGENCQGEDVHMDERCKEETENCDPKVAPTRPIPFTENSVIFELRDGRLAEMQRTKDLQWVWWRTIGTPTSHCNVVYWTAVAS